The following proteins come from a genomic window of Acomys russatus chromosome 17, mAcoRus1.1, whole genome shotgun sequence:
- the LOC127201797 gene encoding gasdermin-D-like: MSSLFLRSTKSLVRELGRKGELVPVDSLNSSPRLRPFCLAPVAWASLSAEVNHSEPIYTWEKVAGGLTGAVSLSTGLQGQVTGNSETTCLSVLAVRTLWVAPCTWEMLLEKGKLRSPRPSFLQELQSRKERESLYVVTEAVETLQDTLLQSRGQILGAGQLALLQLGHIQVQGQGHMDVEKMVSIPQGSVLAYRVLQLVVEEDGWGIAFIQELGEESDFHGLQDQADSQLQDLVTLSSELRGTLLGALQELLQDRQALQELEDTLEQALDTGLLAQVEGPGGFVLSTLQDSTGNLSCSRGRALVYILGALAALSEPQHCLLAQSIKRQILSEELELVASILEHNYNQMEETTYSLPIEVLCALKSEDVALILGLVQSCGLELDKSSCQLTWDPTVAPQVSALYGCLTGLQLLVDPSPGPSRTVPKEGEH; encoded by the exons ATGTCCTCCTTGTTCTTGAGGAGCACCAAGAGCCTGGTGAGAGAGCTGGGCAGGAAGGGTGAGCTGGTGCCCGTGGACAGCCTGAACAGCTCCCCGCGCCTGCGTCCCTTCTGCCTG GCACCTGTAGCTTGGGCTTCTCTCTCTGCAGAGGTGAACCACAGTGAGCCTATCTACACCTGGGAGAAGGTGGCAGGAGGTCTGACAGGGGCTGTGAGCCTGAGCACTGGGCTGCAGGGCCAAGTGACTGGAAACAGCGaaaccacctgcctctctgtcttggctgtgcGGACACTCTGGGTCGCCCCTTGCACCTGGGAGATGCTACTTGAGAAAGG gaaactGAGGTCACCTAGGCCCTCCTTCCTCCAGGAACTGCAGAGCCGGAAGGAGAGGGAGAGCCTATATGTGGTGACTGAGGCTGTAGAGACCCTGCAAGATACTCTACTTCAGAGCCGCGGCCAAATCCTAGGAGCCGGACAGCTGGCCCTCCTCCAGCTGGGCCACATTCAG GTCCAGGGACAGGGCCATATGGACGTagagaagatggtgagcatcccACAGGGCAGTGTACTGGCCTACAGGGTTCTACAGCTGGTAGTCGAGGAAGATGGCTGGG GTATAGCCTTCATCCAGGAATTAGGAGAGGAGTCTGACTTCCATGGCTTGCAGGACCAAGCAGATAGCCAGTTGCAGGACCTGGTCACACTGTCCTCAGAGCTACGGGGCACATTGCTAGGTGCCCTCCAGGAGCTACTACAAGACCGCCAGGCACTCCAGGAGCTGGAGGACACG CTGGAACAGGCTCTGGACACTGGGTTGCTGGCACAGGTGGAGGGGCCAGGAGGCTTTGTCTTAAGCACCCTTCAAGACTCCACAGGCAATTTGTCATGCTCGAGGGGCAGGGCTCTCGTCTACATTCTCGGAGCCCTAGCAG CTCTAAGTGAACCCCAGCATTGCCTGTTGGCCCAGTCCATAAAGAGACAAATCCTATCTGAGGAACTGGAACTG GTGGCGAGCATCTTGGAGCACAACTATAATCAGATGGAGGAAACAACCTATTCTCTCCCTATAGAAGTCCTCTGTGCTCTCAAGAGTGAGGATGTGGCCCTCATCCTAGGCCTGGTTCAGAGCTGTGGGCTGGAACTGGATAAGTCCAGCTGCCAGCTCACCTGGGACCCCACAGTGGCGCCTCAGGTCTCTGCACTCTATGGGTGCCTCACAGGGCTGCAGCTACTGGTTGATCCAAGCCCTGGGCCTTCCAGGACAGTGCCCAAAGAAGGGGAACACTGA